From the Amia ocellicauda isolate fAmiCal2 chromosome 12, fAmiCal2.hap1, whole genome shotgun sequence genome, the window GACTGCGTGCTATTAGCCGTCCCGGCTGTGCCCCCCCTCCACCCTGGGGTCTAATGCAGCTTAACAGAGCAGCACATTACAGGCCctgctccccctctccctctcacacacccGCTCCCCGCCCTCtccattcctctctctctctcttctttttccTGTTTCTGCCCCCTTCCTTCCCTCTCGCCTCCACGTGGGTGTCGGGGTGTCGGCCTGCGAGTCcagagtgtcagtgtgagtcagtTTGTGTTTGCCaagctatgtgtgtgtgtgtgtgtgtgtgtcagggtcagggtcagggtcagggtgtcagagtgtgtgtcagggtaacagagtgtgtgtgtgtgtgtgtgtgtgtgtgtatgtatgtgtgtgtcagagtgtgtgtgtgtcagtgtgtcctgGTCTGGAGCTCTGGGGATTAATCTGTATTAAAGAGCAACTCTGGGACATCAATAATACTGACACACATACCTAGAGACACACTTAGAGTTACGCACCACCAGTAttttcctcctctccctctctcccccctccctgcCCAGAAGAACGACACACAGTCTCTCACTTCAGTTCACCTCCCTTTTAATCAtatatagaaaaaaacaaacaagaaaacttttATGCAAAATAGTCTGTTCTCTTTTAATATACACAAGTGTTGTCGGCTCGAGCCCGAGAGAGATGCGCTGGACCTCAGTGACCTACCAAAGACAAGcagaggaagaaagaaaggagtaagcagagcgagagagagagggaaggaagaGACACAGGAAGACACAAGCTAGAGAGAAAATCACCCAGAGTCTGTCGCGGTGGTGGCGGCACTCGTATTGCCCAGCATCAGTGGGTCACCGGCACTGCCTACCCGCTGTGTAAAaaacacaacccccccaccccccaaaaaacccGACAAGATCCAGAAATGAATCGGGACCACCTCGGCCCCTGCAAGCAGCTCTGTCCGTGTGTCTGGGGgccgtctcctcctcctctcccttggTGGCGCCTCGTCCTCGCTGCCCCCCCAATGCTGTGGATTCGAAACGTgcaccctctcctctcccagcccTCACCTCTTCCcttcttcccctcctcctctgcctttctctccctctctcccctgatAGTGCCGAGACCCCACACGGTCTCCCACTCACTCACAATTCGGTCCCAGCAGGGCCGAGTGTAGCTGAGGTCCGGGGTTGTGTGTGTAAACAGGTGTGGCGTCACAGTGTCGCCCTCGACCCGAGCAGAGAGCGGATCGGATACAGCGCCCAACTGGGTCAGTGAACTAAGGTGTGAATAGGTCGGTCTTTGCCATCTTGGGGCGGCGGGTCCGTGCGTCTCCGTGCCCATCAGGGGTCTGTTCACCCAGAAGTGTGGAGGCATGGGGAggggcacagagcagggcatcatccgtctgtgtgtgtgtgtgagactgtaTGTTATGCATGTGTGTTTCTCAGTATGTTTTGTGCGtctgtatgttttgtgtgtctttgtctGTTTGTATCTTGTGCGACTGTGcatgttttgtgtgtctgtatgttgaGTGTatgttatgtgtgtatatcttatgtatgtgtatgttgtGCGTTTTAAGGGCAGTAACTGTGTTGTAGCTTGGAGATCAAGTacccctcttcctccctctgtcCCTGTCTCTTTTACCCTGCTCAAGTCTTCAGCTGTCTCGTCTCgggctcttctctctctctctctctctctctctcactccattATGTGGACTGCCTGCACCCCCATCCCCTGTCCTGCTCCCCGTTCCCCAAAATTAAAAGACACgccaactgaaaaaataaaaacacaccaaCAGAACGAAACTGTACGATGTCATTGGAAAACGCTGTAATCACATTCACAGCTGGACAGCGCtaccccgcccccccacccctctgtctGTCCCGTCCCACTCCCCCACCCGCACTGCCCCGTGCCCCCCCCTGCGGGACAGCTCCCAGGTCCACAGTGTTGGCGGTTTTAGTTATCCCTGATTAGTTTCAAAGCGCCGCACCATTGctcataccccccccccccggcctcCATCAGGGGGGTGTCTCCTCACGTCCTCCAGATTGTCCGGCCCAACGAGGgaggagtgagagagggagacactCCTGATTGTCACTGCTGTCTGTCAGTGTCATTGTCTCCCTCTTGCTGATCCTGGGTTTCCTCCATCAGCCTCCCACCCCCAATCCAGCTGCGATTGGGAGGTTCTGTAGCTCCACTGCCCAGTGTGTGAGTCTCAGCCCACAAGTCTGCACGTGTGTGCGTGTTCGTGTGTGTGAAACGCATGTAGGAGtcatctttgtgtgtgtgtatcacctGTAGGagttgtgtatgtgtttgagagagtgtgtgtgtgttgtgtatagcAGTACACTGCATTTGTGTGTCAAGTGGaggagtagtgtgtgtgtgtgtgtgtgtgtgtgtatatatatatatatatatatatatcacgtgTAGGAGTAGTCTATGTCGGGGATGCCTCCTTCCCGGTAGCCGCGGTTGGTGCCGTAGCCAGCACTGTGGTGCGAGCTCTTGTACAGGCTGGTGCCGTTGGAGGGGAAGATGGTGTGGATGACGTAGTCCTCGCGTGGCTTGGGCTGCAGAGGCTGCCGGCTGCCCAGTGCCGTCATCTGGAAGCCGGGTCCTCGGATCTCCAGGATAGAGTTGTCCTTCTTGGTGCCTGACTCGGCGTAGTCGTCCTGGGGCTTGCGGGGGCCGACCACGCTGACCCCGCTGCCCCCGCCGCTGCCCCGGCTGTAGCTCTGCTCGCGGGCGAACAGGTAGCCAGAGCGGTGGCCGTACCAGCAGAAGATACCGAATATGAGGGTCAAGGAGACCAGCGCGGTGGCCCCCCCGATGATGCCGGCCAGGGGCAGCGCGGCCAGCTGGTCCCCGGGCTGCTCGCCCTCCGAGTcgctgcctggcaggctggggTCTGCCGTCTCGGCTTTGGCACAGACCGGGCTGTCGTTGGGTGCGGACGGAGCACCACCGCCCCAACCCTTGGCCAAGCTGTCCCCGCCACTGCCCCCCCTGCCCAGCGGCACAATGCAGATGATGTAGCTGGACTTGGGCTCCAGCGGGGTCAGCAGGTACTCCCGCCGGTCACCCTGCACCAGCGTCTCGGTGATGGAGCCCACGGCCGGGCTATTGCCCAGCCGCAGCCAGCTGAGGCGGAAGGAGGCCACGGGCAGCGCCGACCTCCAGGTGATGTGGATAGTGTCAGGGGTCAGCGGCTTCACCTTCAGCACCAGGGCCTGGCCCCCCTCGCTGCCCCCAGCATTGGGTGGGTAGTCCAGGCCGGAGTCGGGGAGCCGGATCCCGGGCCGTTTGGACCTGAGAGTGAAGAGGGAGCCCTGGGGGGGAGGGGATGtggtggtggaggtggtggCGCTGCCCGCTCCCTGCCCTCCCTGTGCACCCGATGCCCTCCCCGCTCCCGGCCCTGGCCCCCggcccccgcccccgcccccgcccccgcccccgccaCCACCTCCACCTCCCCCCTCAGTACAGTCGTCCATCTCGGCACCCAGGTCCTTGAGGGCCATACCACGTACGCGCTCGGGCGACTGGCACATCAGACCACGCACGTTCACGGAGCCGCGTGCCCGCAGCCAGTCGCGCAGCCACAACAGGTTGCAGCCGCAGTGCCAGGGGTTGCCGCGCAGGAGCAGCTGCGACAGGCTGTCCAGGTCTCGGAACAGCCCACGGGGCAGGGAGGTGAGGTTGTTGCTGGACAGGTCGAGC encodes:
- the flrt1a gene encoding leucine-rich repeat transmembrane protein FLRT1; its protein translation is MAPDGVAELRDWLFLLLLCLTLLAEALEFAAAAAAAAAAAPADGESGEPCPAACRCDDGFIYCNDRGLRAIPPGIPADATVLYLQNNRIPNQGIPAGLAALIGVRVIYLYENELDDFPLHLPPSLRELHLQDNNIRSLPRAALARLPLLEKLHLDDNSVSTVSIEDDAFADSPRLRLLFLSRNHLSSIPSGLPAALEELRLDDNRISTIPTHAFRGLPSLRRLVMDGNLLANQRIADDTFSRLGNLTELSLVRNSLLAPPLNLPAQHLQRLYLQENAIGHVPRGALDGMRRLQRLDLSSNNLTSLPRGLFRDLDSLSQLLLRGNPWHCGCNLLWLRDWLRARGSVNVRGLMCQSPERVRGMALKDLGAEMDDCTEGGGGGGGGGGGGGGGGGRGPGPGAGRASGAQGGQGAGSATTSTTTSPPPQGSLFTLRSKRPGIRLPDSGLDYPPNAGGSEGGQALVLKVKPLTPDTIHITWRSALPVASFRLSWLRLGNSPAVGSITETLVQGDRREYLLTPLEPKSSYIICIVPLGRGGSGGDSLAKGWGGGAPSAPNDSPVCAKAETADPSLPGSDSEGEQPGDQLAALPLAGIIGGATALVSLTLIFGIFCWYGHRSGYLFAREQSYSRGSGGGSGVSVVGPRKPQDDYAESGTKKDNSILEIRGPGFQMTALGSRQPLQPKPREDYVIHTIFPSNGTSLYKSSHHSAGYGTNRGYREGGIPDIDYSYT